A genomic window from Clostridium aceticum includes:
- a CDS encoding shikimate dehydrogenase: MENFAFLIHPIEIDDIYRKYEGLKYLPKNLVEKIIAKVPPLNVSQITDLKSTYGEAEGWFIGVPLTTKMMIQLDEEKVINKIIHAGNVAEKLGAKILGLGAYTSVVGDGGITVAENLNIAVTSGNTYTVAAAFEATKEALRLLSRKIQESEVAVVGANGSIGRVCAELACRDSKKVILIGRDLRRLEELKTSFIKKYGKINIDCSTSIKKGIATADAVITVTSSIEEVIPIEDIKSGAVVCDVARPRDVSKKVQEVRKDVLVIEGGVIEVPKGVDFNFNFGFPKGLSYACMAETMILALEKRYENFSLGRDMDIAKVDEITRLADKHGFKVAGLRSFERVVDHKYIEEVLMNVEKAPEVN, translated from the coding sequence ATGGAAAATTTTGCGTTTTTAATACATCCAATCGAAATAGATGATATTTATCGAAAATATGAAGGTTTAAAATATCTACCAAAAAATTTAGTGGAAAAAATAATTGCTAAAGTACCACCTTTAAATGTTTCTCAAATTACTGATTTAAAAAGTACTTATGGTGAGGCTGAAGGATGGTTCATAGGTGTTCCATTAACAACTAAAATGATGATACAACTAGATGAAGAAAAAGTGATAAACAAGATCATTCATGCGGGAAATGTTGCAGAAAAGCTAGGAGCAAAAATCTTAGGACTAGGTGCTTATACATCTGTGGTAGGAGATGGAGGTATAACTGTAGCTGAGAATCTAAACATCGCTGTAACCAGCGGCAATACCTACACAGTAGCAGCTGCCTTTGAAGCTACAAAGGAAGCATTAAGACTGCTAAGTAGGAAGATTCAAGAGAGCGAGGTTGCAGTTGTAGGTGCAAACGGTTCTATAGGAAGAGTATGCGCTGAATTAGCCTGTAGAGATAGCAAAAAGGTTATTTTGATAGGCAGAGATTTAAGACGATTAGAAGAATTAAAAACAAGTTTTATTAAAAAATATGGAAAAATAAATATCGACTGTAGCACTAGTATTAAAAAAGGTATAGCTACAGCTGATGCTGTTATTACCGTAACCAGTAGTATAGAAGAAGTAATCCCTATAGAAGACATTAAATCAGGAGCTGTAGTTTGTGATGTAGCAAGACCTAGAGATGTTTCTAAAAAAGTGCAGGAAGTAAGAAAAGATGTCTTGGTTATAGAAGGTGGAGTTATAGAAGTGCCTAAAGGAGTAGATTTTAACTTTAACTTTGGTTTCCCAAAAGGTTTATCCTATGCTTGTATGGCTGAAACTATGATATTGGCTTTAGAAAAACGATATGAGAACTTTAGCTTGGGAAGAGATATGGATATAGCTAAAGTAGATGAGATTACAAGGTTAGCCGACAAACATGGTTTCAAAGTAGCAGGGCTTAGAAGCTTTGAGAGGGTTGTTGACCACAAATATATTGAAGAAGTTTTAATGAATGTAGAGAAAGCTCCAGAGGTGAATTAA
- a CDS encoding aspartate aminotransferase family protein codes for MSMETKKLTSFEEALLLKSEEANADYREYANPQLANLLNLLGINKHFIKAKNTTVWDDQGDMYIDFLGAYGALNIGHNNDAVVNKIQKVIQRPNLLQTSINPIATVLAKNLAIVTPGNLKHTFFCNSGAEAVEGALKLAKIATKKSRIVYCEGSFHGKSMGALSVTGRNKYKKFFGPLVPLAEEVPYGDIDTLEDILKKYNDIAAFIVEPVQGEGGIILPPQGYLKRASQLCKQYNVLLIADEVQTGFGRTGYWFACDEENVHPDILCMAKSLGGGVMPIGAYITSEEIWSKAYGTLEKCLLHTSTFGGNTWACAAGIATIEYIYDSHLVEETQRKGKYFLEKLYDLKEKYPLLKAVRGKGLMIGLEFQSIKDHYLLSKFVKGKTAEMLEEYTGGLIATELLNNYKIITAYTLNNPNVIRVEPPLTISYEEIDVFIRGLEDILAKYKGMTGLAINNFKSIFQSALRR; via the coding sequence ATGAGTATGGAAACAAAAAAATTAACATCATTTGAAGAAGCACTTTTATTAAAAAGTGAAGAGGCAAATGCAGATTATAGGGAGTATGCAAACCCACAGCTAGCAAATCTTTTAAATTTATTAGGCATAAACAAACATTTTATTAAGGCTAAGAATACAACAGTATGGGATGATCAAGGTGACATGTATATAGACTTCCTAGGTGCTTATGGAGCCTTAAACATAGGCCATAATAATGATGCAGTTGTCAATAAAATTCAAAAAGTTATACAAAGACCTAACTTACTGCAAACATCTATTAACCCTATTGCCACTGTATTAGCAAAAAACTTAGCAATAGTCACTCCAGGTAATCTAAAACATACGTTCTTTTGTAATAGTGGTGCTGAGGCTGTAGAGGGAGCATTAAAATTAGCTAAAATTGCTACAAAAAAGTCGAGAATTGTTTATTGCGAAGGTTCTTTTCACGGTAAATCAATGGGAGCCCTTTCTGTAACAGGTAGAAATAAATATAAAAAGTTTTTTGGCCCTTTAGTACCCCTTGCTGAAGAAGTACCTTATGGGGACATAGACACTTTAGAAGATATACTTAAAAAATATAATGATATTGCTGCTTTTATAGTAGAGCCTGTACAAGGTGAAGGGGGTATTATTCTTCCTCCACAAGGTTATTTAAAAAGAGCAAGTCAATTGTGTAAACAGTATAACGTGCTATTAATAGCAGATGAAGTGCAAACTGGCTTTGGAAGGACAGGATACTGGTTTGCTTGTGATGAGGAAAATGTGCATCCAGATATACTATGCATGGCTAAGTCTTTAGGAGGAGGGGTTATGCCTATTGGTGCCTATATTACCTCAGAAGAAATATGGAGTAAAGCCTACGGTACTTTAGAAAAATGTTTGTTACATACATCTACTTTTGGAGGAAATACGTGGGCATGTGCTGCCGGCATAGCAACAATTGAATACATATACGATAGTCATCTAGTTGAAGAAACACAAAGAAAGGGTAAGTACTTTTTAGAAAAGCTATATGATCTGAAGGAAAAATATCCATTACTCAAGGCAGTAAGAGGAAAAGGATTAATGATTGGATTAGAGTTTCAATCTATAAAGGATCATTATCTCTTAAGCAAATTTGTGAAGGGCAAGACAGCAGAAATGTTGGAAGAATATACAGGTGGTCTAATTGCTACAGAGTTATTGAATAACTACAAAATTATTACAGCTTATACTTTAAATAATCCTAATGTTATACGCGTTGAACCACCTTTGACTATATCTTATGAAGAAATTGATGTGTTTATAAGAGGATTGGAAGATATCCTTGCTAAGTATAAGGGAATGACAGGATTGGCAATAAATAATTTTAAGAGCATCTTTCAATCCGCTTTAAGGAGATAG
- a CDS encoding DUF1576 domain-containing protein, protein MDKSVELKVQTNEGNSQGMAAQKAVVDEKVKYGVVSIYAVLVLLSAFAFNSPYEIITGMRSIIVAPSILVTDYMAVGNIGAALFNAGLLMIIAIAIAKFNEVNMNGPVIAAILTIGGFALFGKNIYNIWAIFLGVYLHAVVKKEKFSKFILMAFFGTALGPLISQATFGFGFSPVKAVVLANVVGVIAGYVLPPLGTHFVKFHQGFNLYNIGFTAGIIGTFFMAIFRAFGLQNESTLIVLQGYNNVFGVYLIVLFGSMTLVGLLFNNKTFQGYKKLTAQSGRAVADFVSSDGFGVTLINMGIIGVMTTLYVILVKGELNGPTIGGVFTVVGFGAFGKHAKNILPILIGVYLFSLLNIWDANATGALLAALFGTTLAPIAGQFGWISGIIAGFLHMAMVMNVGYLHGGMNLYNNGFAGGIVAAALVPVLESFKSNKEE, encoded by the coding sequence ATGGACAAATCAGTAGAACTGAAAGTTCAGACAAATGAGGGAAATAGTCAGGGGATGGCAGCTCAGAAGGCAGTAGTTGATGAAAAAGTTAAATATGGCGTGGTGAGCATCTATGCAGTTCTAGTTTTATTATCGGCTTTTGCTTTTAACAGCCCTTATGAAATTATTACGGGCATGAGAAGTATCATAGTAGCACCTAGTATACTAGTCACGGATTATATGGCAGTCGGCAATATAGGAGCCGCTTTGTTTAATGCTGGGCTACTAATGATTATAGCAATTGCTATTGCTAAATTTAATGAAGTTAATATGAATGGTCCTGTTATTGCAGCGATTCTAACAATAGGGGGATTCGCCCTTTTTGGTAAGAATATCTACAATATTTGGGCAATATTTCTAGGCGTTTATTTACATGCTGTTGTGAAAAAAGAAAAGTTTAGTAAATTTATTTTGATGGCTTTCTTTGGTACTGCTCTAGGACCACTGATTAGTCAAGCTACCTTCGGTTTTGGCTTTTCTCCAGTAAAAGCAGTAGTGCTTGCTAATGTTGTTGGAGTGATAGCAGGATATGTATTGCCTCCACTAGGCACTCACTTTGTTAAATTCCATCAAGGTTTTAACCTTTATAATATTGGGTTTACCGCAGGTATAATAGGTACTTTCTTTATGGCTATATTTAGAGCCTTTGGCCTTCAGAATGAAAGTACTTTGATTGTACTACAAGGATACAATAATGTTTTTGGGGTTTACTTGATTGTGTTATTTGGATCTATGACATTAGTAGGCTTGCTATTTAACAACAAAACTTTTCAGGGATATAAAAAGTTAACTGCACAATCAGGAAGAGCAGTAGCGGACTTTGTTTCTTCTGACGGATTTGGTGTAACGCTTATCAATATGGGTATAATAGGAGTAATGACAACACTGTATGTAATTTTGGTAAAAGGAGAGCTAAATGGTCCGACTATTGGCGGGGTGTTTACTGTAGTTGGATTTGGTGCCTTTGGTAAGCATGCTAAAAATATATTGCCTATATTAATAGGGGTATACCTGTTTTCTCTACTTAACATATGGGATGCAAATGCTACTGGAGCGTTACTGGCAGCTTTGTTTGGAACTACTTTAGCACCTATAGCAGGACAGTTTGGTTGGATAAGTGGAATTATTGCTGGATTTTTACACATGGCAATGGTAATGAATGTTGGTTACCTGCACGGTGGAATGAATCTATATAATAATGGATTTGCTGGAGGAATCGTAGCAGCAGCTCTTGTACCAGTGCTAGAGTCATTTAAAAGCAACAAGGAGGAATAG